TGAAAGATCAGGATTTTGAAGCAGCAGCTCAGTTAGCAGATCAGCATGATGCCATCAGAGCTAAGATGAAAGAAGAGGATTGGATATCATTTGTTGCAGATGAATCCATTCTTCCTCGCGAAAGTGGAATTAGTAACAGACCGATGAAAAAGGCAGTTCCGTTCACAAGTCCTGAGGAGAACCGCGTTTCTTTCACCATTCCGCATCGAAACGAACCGATTACGGGAATGGCGCTGAAAAAAGGAATCGTTCTTATTGTTGGTGGGGGCTACCACGGAAAAAGTACCCTATTGAAAGCTATTGAACGAGGGGTGTATCCTCATATTAAGGGAGATGGCCGTGAATATGTACTGACGGATCCGGATGCTGTGAAAGTTCGGGCTGAAGATGGACGTCAGGTATCTGGTGTTAACATATCACCGTTTATTAATCATTTACCGCATGGAGAAGATACAGTGCGCTTCTCGACAGAAAACGCCAGTGGAAGCACGTCTCAGGCTGCGAATGTAATGGAAGCGATTGAAGCCGAGGCCTCTACTTTGTTGATTGATGAAGATACAAGTGCTACGAACTTTATGATTAGGGATGCAAGAATGCAAGAATTAGTGGCGAAAGATAAAGAACCTATTACTCCATTTATTGATCAGATTAAACGTCTACGGGATGAAGTAAATGTGTCGACCATCCTCGTAATGGGTGGTTCTGGTGACTATTTTGATGCAGCGGATGATGTGATCATGCTTGATCAATATCTCCCTTATAACGTCACGGAGCAAGCGAAAGAAATTGCCCAGAAATACCCGTTCCACCGGGATGAAGAAAAAGCAGACCACTTCAAGACGATGCCAAAGCGTCATTTTCTACCTGGAAGCTTAGATAGCCGGAGAGGAAAGAAATCAAAAGTGCAAGCGAAAGGTCGTACGCTTATTCTCCTAGGACGTTCTGAGATTTCACTCCATTATGTGGAACAGCTGGTAAGCGGATCGCAAACAAGAATGATTGCAGAAATTCTTCATCATCTAGAGCAGAAGAATTGGTTGAAAGACCAGCGGAGTTTCCCGGAATTATTAGATGCAATTGAAGCTCAGCTTGATCAAAAAGGTCTGGCATCGTTTACTGACTTTAAAGACCAGCATCCTGGTGATCTAGCCAGGCCACGTCGCCACGAGATCGCGGCTACTTTAAATCGTTTACGAACAAGTAAAGTCGATCAGTTCTCCTAAAACAATTATCATAACTGGGAAGAAAGGAGGGAATGAAGATGGACCTTCACGAGTTGAAAGAAGATGTTAAAGCCTATGCGAAAGAAATTGGCATAGATAAGATTAGATTTACAACGCCAGATGTCTTTACTGAATTGAAGGAACGCCTTCGTACGCAGCAGAACCTTGGATACCAGTCTGGATTTGAAAAAGGGACTATAGAAGAGCGAACAGAACCGAATCGGATCGTGCCTGAAGCCAAATCGATTATTTCAATTGCGCTTGCCTATCCGTCCAAATTGAAAGATGCACCAAGAAGTACAAGAGAAGATCGACGAGGGTTATTCTGTCGCGCATCTTGGGGACAGGATTATCATGATGTCCTTCGTGACCGTTTAACCAAACTTGGAGAGTATCTAGAAAGCCGCGTAACAGATTTTTATGGACGGTCCATGGTGGATACAGGAGAGCTATCTGACCGTGCTGTTGCGGAGCGAGCGGGTATTGGATTCACCGGTAAGAACACAAACTTAATTACAGAAGAGTATGGTTCCTATGTGTACCTCGGCGAACTGTTGACCAACGTTGCATTCCCTCCTGATGAACCTGTCGATGATTCTTGCGGAGACTGCAATATTTGTGTGGACGCTTGTCCTACAGGGGCCTTGATTGAGGGAGGGCAGTTAAATGCACAGAAATGCATTGCTTTCTTAACTCAAACAAAAGGTTTTCTGCCGGATGAATACCGCAGTGTCATTGGTAACCGTTTATACGGGTGTGACACGTGTCAGAC
The nucleotide sequence above comes from Pontibacillus chungwhensis. Encoded proteins:
- a CDS encoding ABC-ATPase domain-containing protein, with the protein product MKDLQQKLKQIDGKSYKAYKDIQGRYTFQTHAVAIDYVQGDPFAAPSKIRLIVPSNEYKIASEWMETSTRLTYIEDLVARHVARAIAKDKTAIRGSGKSGAISIDAPGQEILERTAVSITEKQTEICLSIGLPANGRRINGKEAEKLFLQVLPSVLKQSLLMMKDQDFEAAAQLADQHDAIRAKMKEEDWISFVADESILPRESGISNRPMKKAVPFTSPEENRVSFTIPHRNEPITGMALKKGIVLIVGGGYHGKSTLLKAIERGVYPHIKGDGREYVLTDPDAVKVRAEDGRQVSGVNISPFINHLPHGEDTVRFSTENASGSTSQAANVMEAIEAEASTLLIDEDTSATNFMIRDARMQELVAKDKEPITPFIDQIKRLRDEVNVSTILVMGGSGDYFDAADDVIMLDQYLPYNVTEQAKEIAQKYPFHRDEEKADHFKTMPKRHFLPGSLDSRRGKKSKVQAKGRTLILLGRSEISLHYVEQLVSGSQTRMIAEILHHLEQKNWLKDQRSFPELLDAIEAQLDQKGLASFTDFKDQHPGDLARPRRHEIAATLNRLRTSKVDQFS
- the queG gene encoding tRNA epoxyqueuosine(34) reductase QueG, with protein sequence MDLHELKEDVKAYAKEIGIDKIRFTTPDVFTELKERLRTQQNLGYQSGFEKGTIEERTEPNRIVPEAKSIISIALAYPSKLKDAPRSTREDRRGLFCRASWGQDYHDVLRDRLTKLGEYLESRVTDFYGRSMVDTGELSDRAVAERAGIGFTGKNTNLITEEYGSYVYLGELLTNVAFPPDEPVDDSCGDCNICVDACPTGALIEGGQLNAQKCIAFLTQTKGFLPDEYRSVIGNRLYGCDTCQTVCPKNKKKHNLIHAEFQPDPERVKPSLKPLLSISNREFKETYGQMSGSWRGKKPIQRNAILALAHYKDETAIEELTRLMNQDPRPVIRGTAAWALGKIGNPSAYTAITEAKGKETDEEVIEEMDKGLALL